The Nocardioides houyundeii genome includes the window GCGGGAACTCGGTGCCCACGCCGGGCAGGCCCCTGGCACTGTGGGTCACCAGCGTTTGCAGACTCCGACCGCCCGGGGGATCGGGAACGCCGAAAGCGGCGTGGCGCGCGCCGGCCAGGTTGGCCGCTGCCTCCACGATCCTGGCCAGCAGGTCATCCAGCGACAGGTCCGCGGCCAACGTCGCGAGAGTGGCGAGCAGTAGGCGCCAGCGTCGCTCGTCATGACCGTGGTGGTCCTGATGAGTGGCGATCAGCATCAGATCGTCGAACGACGGGTCCTTCGCACCTAACGAAGGCCTGCTCTCCCCGTCGAGCTCTCCCGAGAACTCGCGCATGCGCACTCCTTGGCAACGAAATGTGATTCAGGTTACCAACAGAACTCTTTATTTCACCAGCGTCATCCTGCCCTGGCAGAACTCCGCTTAATCGCCTCATGACCGGGCCGCGTCGGTGGACGGCCGGTCATCTGGGTGGGCTGGACTGGCGGGCCGCGATGATGGCCGCCTGGGTCCTGGTGGCGACCCCGAGCTTGCCGAGCATGATGGAGACGTAGTTCTTCGTCGTCTTCTCGGCCAGGCCCAGGTGCTCGGCGATCTGGCGGTTGGTGAGCCCCCGCCCGACGAGCTCGAGCACCTGCTGCTCCTTGGGTGTCAGGTGCTTGGTCAGTGGGTCTTTGGGGGGTCCGTTCCGCAGCCGCTCCAGCACGTGGGAGGTGGCCACCGGGTCCAGCATTGAGTGCCCGGCTGCGACTCGGCGAACCGACTCCACGAAGTCAGCGGCCTTGACCTCCTTGAGGACGTAGCCCGCGGCCCCTGCCATGATCGCGGCGAAGAGGGCCTCGTCCTCGTCGTACGAGGTGAGCATCAGGACCGCTATCCCCGGGTCGATCGACCGTACCTGGCGACAGACCTCCACCCCCGTCCCGTCGGGGAGGCGGACGTCGAGGATCGCGACGTCCGGTCTCAGGGCGGGGATTCGGCGGGCCGCCTCGACGGCGGAGCCGGACTCCCCGACCACCAGGATGTCGCCCTGGCGCTCCAGCAGACTGCGGATGCCGTGGCGCAGCAGCTCATGGTCGTCGAGCAGGAACACCTCAACGGGCGGCCGCGCCCCCGGCTCGGTCTCGCTCGATGCTTCCCACATGCTGTGAGCGTAGGCCCGGCGCCGCGCTCTGTCGTGGTCCTAAGTCCCATCCCGCCCCGGGTCTTTGTGCCCTGCCATGGCCGTCCGCGGGTGTGTCCAGCATCACAGGGTTGTCCTGACGTCCCGGGGTACGGAGGCCTCGCGCTATTCGGCGTGACCGAGCACCTGGGACTACCGGTGCCACCAAACAGAGGTCAAGGGGATTCACCAAACATGTCCACCAACGTTCACACAGACAACGCAGGACAGTCCAAGGCCCGGCCCGAGCGCCGCGTGAGCACCGAGACCAAGGCCTCCTTCAAGTCCAGCGAGCTGATCGCCTACGTGCTCGCCGTGCTGGGGGTGTTGATCGCGTCGGCCGTCGTGGATGCCAGCGACTTCGGCCCTCAGGAAGCGTGGTTCTACGTCACCCTGCTCACGATCGGCTACATGGTCAGCCGGGGGCTGGCCAAGTCCGGCAGCCGGGAGTTCTTCGACGACGACAACCGGTAAGGCACCGCACCGCCCTGCCGGGCCCGAACGCCGTTCCCGCTCCCGGGGTCGGCGTTCGGGGCCCAGCCCTCGAGCATCCCCAAGGTGGACCCATGTTCTTGCTCTTCAGCAACCGGCTCGGCTGCGGCGGCTCACTCCTGCTCTCGCTCGCCGTCACAGCAGTGCTCCTGTTTGCCCTGTTCCGGTGAGGCCCCTGCGCCGGGCGCGGCCCAACCTGCCTCAGAGGCCCAGGCGCTCCAGCAGCCGGTCGGTCGCCCGACCGTCCTCGAGTGAGCAGTACGTCTGCTGGAACTCGGTGTAGCGCCAGGACCTGGCGGGCAGGTCCCTCAGCGTCGCCACAAGCTCCTCGCCGCTGGTCACCACCGGCCCCGGCGCTTCGGCCACCAGGTCGAAGTAGAAGCCTCGTACCGAGTCCCGGAAGCGGTCCAGGTCGTAGGTGAAGAACACCATCGGGCGCCCCGTGATGGCGAAGTCGAACATCGTGGACGAATAGTCGGTGACCAGCACGTCCGCCACCAGGTAGAGGTCCCGCACGTCCGGGTGCAGGGACACGTCCCGCAACCCGGGCCGCGACGGGATCGGGCTGCGACCGGTCATCAGCGGGTGCAGGCGGGCCAGCACCACGTGGTCGGGACCCAGGCGCCGGCTGAGCTCGGCGAGGTCGAGCGCCAGCGGAATCTCCGGGGCGCCCTTCTGGAACACCTCGTCGTCGCGCCAGGTCGGGGCGTACAGGACGACCGTGGCGTCCTCGTCGATGTCGAGCTCCTTGCGGACCCGGGCTGCGAGCAGGTGGGCGTCCGGAGCCTGCAGCACGTCGTTGCGGGGATAGCCGATCTCCAGCACCTCCCCGTCGTAGCGGAACCCGTGGCGCAGCCTGGGTGTGCTCGCGGGGTTCGGGGAGACCAGGAGGTCCCACTTGGCCACGTCGAGGTCCAGTCGGTCCAGGCGCCCTTCGGGTGCCCACAGCACGTCACGGTGGATCCGCTTCAGCGGAGTCCCGTGCCACGTCTGGACGTACGTCGTGGACTCCGGCTTGGTCCACTCCACCTCGGTGTGGGTGTTGGCGATCACCACGTCGGCGGACTCCAGGGCCGCCGCGGCCTCGCCGCTGTCGATCGGCACCGTCCGCGTGCCCGCGGGGAACGAAGCCAGGTGCTCGGGGTCGGCGAGCCACAGCTGGTCCAGGGACGGGCGCCCAGCGAGTCGCTCGTACACCGCGCGCGGGTTGTCGGAGTAGCGCCCGTGGAAGCTGTTGTAGACGATCTGCACCGGGGCAGTGTGGCAGAGCCACCTGGCCGGAGGTTTCGGCCGGGCGTCGTCTGGGTATCTGTGCAGCACCTCAGCCCGTGGTTGACCCGCAGCGGGCGAAGCAGTTCGACGGCACGTCGATCCGGGACCGTCCACCCCTGCTCGGAGATTGGCATTCATGGACCTGTGTGACAAGACCCTTCCGGCCCTGCATCCACTGCTGGCGACCCCCAGTTACGACCGGGCGGCCCTGCGTCGCTCCATCGTGCACATCGGCGTGGGCGCGTTCCACCGTGCGCACCAGCTGGTCTACCTCGATGCCTTGGCGCGTGGCGGGAACAGCGAGTGGGGCGAGACCGGTGTCGGTCTCGTGTCGGACAGCATGAAGGGCGCGCTCCTGCCCCAGGACCGGCTCTACACCGTGGTGGAGCGTGCGTCCGGGCACGAGGCGGCGACCGTCGTAGGCGCCATGAGCGACTACCTCTTCGCACCGGACGACCCGCGGGCAGTGCTGGGCCGGCTCGCCCACGCGGAGACCCGGATCGTGACGCTCACGATCACCGGGGACGGCTACAACCTCGACGCCAACGGCGACTTCGACGACAGCGGGGCCACGGTCCGGGCCGAGGCGCTCCGGTTGGAGCGCCCCACGACGTGGTTCGGGTTCCTGGTCGCGGCACTCGCTCGCCGGCGTACCGCGGGGCTGGGTGGCTTCACCGTGCTGTCGTGCGACAACCTCGCGAACAGCGGCGCGGCCGCCGAGTCCGCCGTCGTCGGCTTCGCGCAGATGGTCGACCACACCCTCGCCCGCTGGATCAGGCGTCACGTGAGCTTCCCCAACGGCATGGTCGACCGGATCACCCCGGTCCCGGGCACAGCCGCCCCCCAGCTGGTGAGCCAGCGCTTCGGCCTGGTCGACCGGGCACCCGTGCTGACCGAGCCGTTCCGCCAGTGGGTGATCGAGGACAGCTTCGCCGCTGGCCGTCCGCCACTGGAGGACGTGGGAGTCGAGCTGGTCGCCGACGTGGCGCCCCACAAGCTGATGAAGTCCAGGCTGCTGAACGGGACGCACAGCGCCATGGCCTACCTCGGCCACCTCGCCGGACACCGCACGACCGCGCAGATGGCGGCAGATCCGATCATGCGGGACTACCTGGCCCGGCTGATGCGCGACGAGATCGCCCCACTGCTTCCGCCGATCCCGGGAGTGGATCTGGGCACCTACCGCTCGACGGTCCTGGACCGTCTGGGCAACGAGAACATCAGCGACGACTTGTCCAGGCTCGCTGCCCGGGGGTCCACGAAGGTGCCGGCCTACCTCCTGCCCTCCCTCGTCGAGTCCAGGCGAGCGGGAGTACCGAACCCGCTCCTGATCCTCGCGGTGGCGGCGTGGTTCCGCTATCTGCGGGGCCACGACCTCGCCGGCGAGCCGATCGACGTTGCCGACGTGCGCCGCGACGAGCTGGTACCGCTGGCGCTCGCCGGGGGTACGGATCCGGGACCGCTGCTGGGTCTGCGCTCCGTGATGGGGAGTCTCGGCGATGACCTGTGGGTGCGCAGCGAGATCAGCCGCGCACTGCGTGACCTGGAGCGCCTCGGCGTGCACGGTGCCGTGCGCATGCGGCTCTCCGCGAGCCGCGATGCTGTGCTGCGCCCGCGGCTCAGCGACGAGAAGGAAGGAAGCCGTATCTCGTGAGCACCCACCTGACCCCGGAGTGGGACCCGGTCGACCTGAGCGAGGTCACCACCCTGCTCTGTGACGCCGACGGCACCCTCTTCGGTTCCGAGGAGCCCGCGTACGCCGCCTCGGCGGACGTCACGAACCGGTTCCTGGCTGCACTGGGGGCCGGGCGCTCCTTCTCGGCGCAGGAGCTGCAGGAGGCGACGAACGGCAAGAACTTCCGTGCCACGGCGAGTGACTTCGCCCGGCACTACTCGGTCGAGCTGCGGGACTCCGAGCTGGACGCCTGGGTGGCGCAGGAGCGTGCCGTGGTCACCGCGCACCTGCGTTCCGTGCTGGCGCCGGGGGACGGCGTCAGGGAGGCGATCCAGGTGCTGGACTCGCGCTACCGGCTCGCGTTGGTCAGCTCGAGCGCCCTGTCGCGCCTCGACGCGTGTCTTGAGGTGACGGGACTGAGTCGCCACTTTCCCAGCGACCGCAGGTTCAGCGCCGAGGACTCGCTGCCCCAGCCCGCCAGCAAGCCCGACCCAGCGGTCTACGAGCTGGCGGGGCGTTGTCTCGGCGTCTCCGGACGCCAGGGCCTGGCCATCGAGGACTCGGTGAACGGCACCCTCTCAGCCGTGGCTGCCGGGTTCCCCACCATCGGGACCGTGCAGTTCGTGCCTGCTGGCACCAGGGCACGGCGGGCGCGGGAGCTGATGGAGGCCGGCGCCTTCGCGGTGGTCTCGGACCTGTCCGAGCTGGCGGCCAGGTTGTCCAGCCGTGACGAGGGAGCGCGGTGCCCGGGTTGAGGACCCGGCGGTTCCTTGCTGCGCTGACCGGCTGCGTGCTCCTCGCGGTCGCCGCACCGGCCGCGGCCGCCCCGCAGGACCGGGACAGCGTGTCCTACCCGTGGCACACCTCGATCGTGGCCACCACGTTCTGGGTCGGGGAGATCTTCGATCCCCAGGCGCCCGACGGCAGCCAGATGATCTCCACCTACGACGACCACTGGTACGGCAGCTACGGCGGGTGCGACGGACGCGTCCGGGGTGGCGTCTGCACCACGGAACGACGCCTACGACGCGATGGCTGGTTCCCCCGCCACATGGACCCGCTGCAGAACCCGTTCTACCTCGATCTTCCCTACGACGACCTCAACGACCCGATCGGTCACCAGCGGCGCGGCGAGCTCGTGCCCTGGGCCACCCGCCCCCGGTACGCCGCGGTGGTCGCCGATCCCCAGGTCAGCATCATGAAGAACCGCTGGGTGCAGATCACGTCACGGGGCCGCACCTGCTACGGCCAGATCCAGGACGCCGGCCCGGGCAAGTACCACGACGCTCGGTACGTCTTCGGATCGGATGACGCTCGGCCGGCGTCCAAGCGCTACAACAACGCCGGGATGGACGTGTCGCCGGCGCTGAACGGCTGCTTGGGGTTCCGCTCGCTCAACGGGAACCGGGACCGCGTGGACTGGCGCTTCGTGGACCGCAAGGACGTCCCCGCTGGCCCGTGGCTCAGGATCGTGACCCGGTGACGGCAACCGGCAACCGGCATCTGGACACCCCGGCCCATCGCCAGCGCTAAACTGGACCAATCCACTAGGATTTAGTCATGGCTCTGGACACTCTTCCGCTCCCCGACCTCACCGACGCCGACGTCGTGGTGCCAGCTCCTGGAGCGGGCGCCGGGAACTGGGCCGGTGCTGCCAGCGTGACACTGGTGGACGGCACGTTCTGGCTCGCCTACCGCTTGCGGCGCCCCCTGCACGCTGGACGGGGGGTGGCGACCGTCGTGGCGCGGTCCGAGGACGGTCTCGACTTCACCCGCGTGACCGAGGTCTTTCGCGACGACTTCGGGGCCGAGTCCTTCGAGCGGCCCTCGGTGCATCGCCGTCCGGACGGCGGCTGGCGGCTCTATCTCTCCTGCGCCACGCCGGGCTCCAAGCACTGGTGGATCGAGGCGCTGGACGCGGATCGACCCGAGGACCTTGCGGGGGGCCGCCGCACCGTCGTGCTCGCTGGTGACGACTCCGTCGCGGTCAAGGACCCGGTGATCACCGAACGCGACGGGCGTTGGGAGATGTGGGCTTGCGAGCATCCCCTGACCGAGGCGGGGGAGGAGGACCGGATGACCACGTCCTACCTCACCAGCGACGACGGGTTGCGCTGGGTGCGGCAGGGCACGGTCCTGCTCCCCACCCCCGGGTCCTGGGACGAGCGGGGGGCCCGCGTCACCGCGGTGCTCTCGCACGATCCCCTCGTCGTGCTGTACGACGGCCGCCCGACGGCACAGGACAACTGGCACGAGACCACGGGGCTCGCTCGAGCGGGGACGGACGGGGTGCTGGTGGCGGACGCGGCCTTCGCGCCGTTGCGCTCGCCGCACTCCGACGGCGCTCTGCGGTACGCGTCCGCCGTGCCGCTGCCCGACGGGTCGACACGGTTCTACTTCGAGGTTGCTCGCCCGGACGGGGCGCACGACCTGGTCACCTCGCTCAGTCGGCCCTGACTCGGTCGGCCCTGACTCGGGCCCCGGCTCAGGCCGAGGACATCGCCGAGTGTCTGCTGGAGAAGGTGCCGCCCTCGCGATAGGTCTTCCAGTCCGCGAAGGACTCACCGGTGAGGCGCTCCAGGAGCTCGATGTCGCCCAGGTGCGGTTCGAGCAGCGCCTGGCGCTGCCGGGGGGTCAGGGTGGGGCGTGACTCGTCCCCGCCGCGATGGAGCTGGGCGATCAGGGGACGACTCACCCGGCGCCAGACCTCGGGCGGCAGGAACTGCGCCACCGTCGCCCCGGCCCGGATCACGGGAGCGATCGCTCGCACCCGGGGGCTGTCCCGGACGAAGGGCCGAGAGTTGTCGCGCGGAATCCGGTCGACCTCGGCGGAGTCGACCCCGAGGAAACCGAAGACCCGGTGCAGCGTGGCACCGGGGGACTCCACCAGCTCGCGGTAGCGCAGCAGCAGCACCTGCTCACGCGGGAAGTGGTCGAAGAGGTCCTGCACCTGGCGGCCGTACATCCCCAGACCCCGGTAGTGCCAGAACGGCGCCCAGCCGGCGTCGATGCGCCGTTGCTCCCGGTTCACGGCCTCCAGGATGTCGGAGCGGGGCTCCAGGCCGTCCATCCAGAGGTGCATCCAGTTGGAGTAGGCGCGGTCCACCGGATCGCGCAGGACCGCGACCAGTCTGGCGTCCGGGCGGTCCGCCGCGATCCGCCGTCGTGCGTCGCGGTTGTAGAGGTAGAAGGGCGTGCTCTCCCCGACGAGCGCGCCCGGTGGGGCGTCGGCGAACAGGCGGAGGTACCGCTGACGCTGCCAGATCCACTCCTGGTTGCTGTGGGCGTCTCCGGGGCCCTTGTACGCCGGCGGCGGGGAGTCGCCGCACATGTAGTACTTGGGCTCCTTGACCCCGGACAGGTAGAGCTGCGGATGCTGGGCGAGTGCGGCATGCAACGCGCTGGTGCCCGCCTTGGGTGCGCCGATCAGGAAGAAGTCCGGCAGCCGGTCCACGGTCATGGTGAAACACTATTGACCTGGGGGTCTTTGACAAGGGCCACTTGGTCGATGAGCTGGCGAGTGGTCGCTCAGCGGAGCCGTGAGCCCCGCGCGGCGCCAGGCACCGGACGCCGCCGCCGGCCTCCCGGGCGACGAGGAGGTCGGGCCCGCGACACGGAGCGCCCGCACACGACGTGGCAGGCTCGGGTCATGGCCACGGCAGAGCGACCCCCGGTGCCGGAGTCGATGCTGACCGCGCTCCGCGCAATCCTGGGCGCCTTGGAGCAGTGCGGGGAGGAAGACGCGTGGGTCGGCGTGAGATGGCGGGTGGCGGGCGCCACCGTCGCCCATGTCTTCGGGGGCGAGGACCAGCTCTTCCGGATCACCTTCCGTGCTGATCCGGACGAGGTGATGGCCTTCGAGCACCTCGGAGCGCCGTACTTCCGCAGCGGCTGGGGAAGCAACGTCGTCGGTCTGGTGCTCGACGAGCGCACCGACTGGGAGGAGGTTCGCGAGCTGTTGACCGACTCCTACTGCCTCCAGGCACCCGCCCGGCTCGCCGAGCGGGTGCCCAGACCCGGGAATGGAAAGACCTGAGGCCTGCGGTCAGGCGGCTGCCGGCTCCAGCGCGGTGCGAAGCTTGGCCAGGGTCGCCGAGAGCAGACGCGAGACCTGCATCTGCGTCACTCCGATGGCGGCGCCGATCTCCGCCTGCGTCCGGTTCTGACCGAAGCGCAGCTCGATGATGGTGCGCTCACGCTCGGTCAGTCCGGCCAGCACGGGCCCGAGCTGGGCTCGGGCCTCGGCGCTCTCGAAGCCGAGCTCGTCAGCGCCCAGCATCTGCCCCAGCTCGGAGGACTCGCCAGGCGAGAGGGGGGCGTCCAGCGAGGAGGGTACGTAGCAGCCCGTGGCGCCGAGCGCTTCGAGCACCAGGTCGAGGTCGGCCTCGAGGTGCTCGGCGATCTCCCGCGGCCGGGGAGAGCGGCCCAACTGCTGCACCAGGGCCTCCTCGGCACCGCTGATGGCGGCCTGCATCTCCTGGATGGAGCGCGGGGGCGGACCATCCAGGCGCGGTCGCGGAAGTGACGACGCAGCTCGCCCCGGATCGTGGGCACCGCGAAGCTCAGGAACTCCCGGCCCTTGTCGGCCTCGAACCTCTGGACCGCCTTCACCAGGCCCATGCAGGCCACCTGCTCCAGGTCGTCGAGGTCGATGCCCCGCCCCCGGTAGCGCCGGGCCACGTCCTTGGCGAACTGGACGTTCAGCTCGACCACCAGGTCCTGGATGTCGCGCCGGGACTGACCGGTGGCTTCCGCTGCCTGCTCCAGCAGCCGCATCGTGGCCGCTCGCCGATCTGCCGGGTCAGGCCAGATGCCGTCTGCTCCGGCCCTGCTTGCCAACTTCTGCAACATGGACGTTCACACCTGTCGAATGAGGGGGTTGTCTTGGGGGCCAGGGCCGAACGTTCCCGGCTGCCCAGGGCGACATACCCGGCGTGAACCTCACGAAACATACGATCTTCAACAATCTTGGCGCAGGCAAGGACCACGGAGCAGGCGGCCTCAGGGAGAATCAGGCGCAGTCCTGACAGACCGTGGGGTCCTCGGCTGAGCGCATCGTGTGGTGGTGCAGCAGGAAGCACCGACTGCAGGTGAACTCGTCATCCTGCTTCGGTCGAACCTCGACCACCAGCTCCTCGTGGGAGAGGTCGGCACCAGGGAGCTCGAACGACTCAGCGGCCTCCGTCTCGTCCTCGTCGACCTTGCCGGAGTTCTTGTCCGCGTTGGCGGGAGCGAGGCGGAGGGCCTCGATGCTCTCTTCCTTCTGCTCTTCTTCGGACTTGCGGGACGCGTCGTAATCGGTTGCCATGTAGCGGTGCTCTCTCTTCTCGCGGGAGCGCGAATGGTAGCGGGAGGTGGAGGTCGCGGCCTCGTCCGGGTCCGGCGCGGCGCGGGCCGCCTCCCTGCCCGCGCGATGCCGACCCGGGCCGAGGTGCCTCGGGTGGTGCTGTCAAAGGTAGGCTGCGGCTCAAATGGAGACCCAGACTGGCCCTGTGCGCCACCCCGTGCCGCAGGGCGTGCGGCGTCTCGACCTCACTCTCAAGGCCGCCCTCACGTTCATGTTGGCGCTGGTGGTGATCAATCCGGAGTGGGCGCACCTGGAGGGCAAGGCGGCCCACCTGCGTGCCTTGACCTACCCGGTGCTCGCCTTCACGGTGCCCGTCATCTGGCTCACGGCCTGGCGCGACCGTGCCTCGTTCCCCTGGCTGGCCGACACCCTGGTCACCGTCACGTGCTTCTCCGACATCCTGGGCAACCGGCTGGACCTGTACGACCAGATCGGCTGGTTCGACGACTGGATGCACTTCATGAACGTCGCCCTGCTGGCAGCCGCCGTGGTGCTGCTGACCATGCATCGCAGCGCGGGGTTGCTCTCGGTGCTGGAACGCGCCTTGGCGGTCGGATCGACGGCGGCGATCGGCTGGGAGATCGCGGAGTACTTCGCGTTCATCAGTGGCTCCGAGGAGCGGCGCTTCGCCTACGCCGACACGTTGAGCGATCTAGGCCTGGGGGTGCTCGGTGCCGTCGTGGCCGCCTTCGCCATCCACCTGCTCTGGCGCCGCGGCGCACTCCGCGAGACCGCCCCTCAGCTGGACCTGCCCCTGCCGGTCTCAGTGCCCTGAGGCCGGTACGCCGGTAGCCACCCGGGAGAGCCGCGCGCGCGTCGCCCCCGCGAAGGGACTCCACAGGAACCAGCGGGGGAGTGCTGCGGCCAGTCGGGGCTGGCCGCACACCTCGATGTCCTCCGCCGCCACGGCGGCGGTCCAGCTGCGCCTGCCGTGGAAGACGTCGGAGAGGGTGGGGATCGTGGTCACCACGACCACGTCGTCGTCGAAGCCCGGCGAGGTGAGGCACACCGATGGCTCGCC containing:
- a CDS encoding response regulator transcription factor, with the protein product MWEASSETEPGARPPVEVFLLDDHELLRHGIRSLLERQGDILVVGESGSAVEAARRIPALRPDVAILDVRLPDGTGVEVCRQVRSIDPGIAVLMLTSYDEDEALFAAIMAGAAGYVLKEVKAADFVESVRRVAAGHSMLDPVATSHVLERLRNGPPKDPLTKHLTPKEQQVLELVGRGLTNRQIAEHLGLAEKTTKNYVSIMLGKLGVATRTQAAIIAARQSSPPR
- a CDS encoding CDP-glycerol glycerophosphotransferase family protein, with protein sequence MQIVYNSFHGRYSDNPRAVYERLAGRPSLDQLWLADPEHLASFPAGTRTVPIDSGEAAAALESADVVIANTHTEVEWTKPESTTYVQTWHGTPLKRIHRDVLWAPEGRLDRLDLDVAKWDLLVSPNPASTPRLRHGFRYDGEVLEIGYPRNDVLQAPDAHLLAARVRKELDIDEDATVVLYAPTWRDDEVFQKGAPEIPLALDLAELSRRLGPDHVVLARLHPLMTGRSPIPSRPGLRDVSLHPDVRDLYLVADVLVTDYSSTMFDFAITGRPMVFFTYDLDRFRDSVRGFYFDLVAEAPGPVVTSGEELVATLRDLPARSWRYTEFQQTYCSLEDGRATDRLLERLGL
- a CDS encoding mannitol dehydrogenase family protein — protein: MDLCDKTLPALHPLLATPSYDRAALRRSIVHIGVGAFHRAHQLVYLDALARGGNSEWGETGVGLVSDSMKGALLPQDRLYTVVERASGHEAATVVGAMSDYLFAPDDPRAVLGRLAHAETRIVTLTITGDGYNLDANGDFDDSGATVRAEALRLERPTTWFGFLVAALARRRTAGLGGFTVLSCDNLANSGAAAESAVVGFAQMVDHTLARWIRRHVSFPNGMVDRITPVPGTAAPQLVSQRFGLVDRAPVLTEPFRQWVIEDSFAAGRPPLEDVGVELVADVAPHKLMKSRLLNGTHSAMAYLGHLAGHRTTAQMAADPIMRDYLARLMRDEIAPLLPPIPGVDLGTYRSTVLDRLGNENISDDLSRLAARGSTKVPAYLLPSLVESRRAGVPNPLLILAVAAWFRYLRGHDLAGEPIDVADVRRDELVPLALAGGTDPGPLLGLRSVMGSLGDDLWVRSEISRALRDLERLGVHGAVRMRLSASRDAVLRPRLSDEKEGSRIS
- a CDS encoding HAD family hydrolase; its protein translation is MSTHLTPEWDPVDLSEVTTLLCDADGTLFGSEEPAYAASADVTNRFLAALGAGRSFSAQELQEATNGKNFRATASDFARHYSVELRDSELDAWVAQERAVVTAHLRSVLAPGDGVREAIQVLDSRYRLALVSSSALSRLDACLEVTGLSRHFPSDRRFSAEDSLPQPASKPDPAVYELAGRCLGVSGRQGLAIEDSVNGTLSAVAAGFPTIGTVQFVPAGTRARRARELMEAGAFAVVSDLSELAARLSSRDEGARCPG
- a CDS encoding sulfotransferase family protein, giving the protein MTVDRLPDFFLIGAPKAGTSALHAALAQHPQLYLSGVKEPKYYMCGDSPPPAYKGPGDAHSNQEWIWQRQRYLRLFADAPPGALVGESTPFYLYNRDARRRIAADRPDARLVAVLRDPVDRAYSNWMHLWMDGLEPRSDILEAVNREQRRIDAGWAPFWHYRGLGMYGRQVQDLFDHFPREQVLLLRYRELVESPGATLHRVFGFLGVDSAEVDRIPRDNSRPFVRDSPRVRAIAPVIRAGATVAQFLPPEVWRRVSRPLIAQLHRGGDESRPTLTPRQRQALLEPHLGDIELLERLTGESFADWKTYREGGTFSSRHSAMSSA
- a CDS encoding MmcQ/YjbR family DNA-binding protein; translation: MATAERPPVPESMLTALRAILGALEQCGEEDAWVGVRWRVAGATVAHVFGGEDQLFRITFRADPDEVMAFEHLGAPYFRSGWGSNVVGLVLDERTDWEEVRELLTDSYCLQAPARLAERVPRPGNGKT
- a CDS encoding sigma-70 family RNA polymerase sigma factor encodes the protein MQAAISGAEEALVQQLGRSPRPREIAEHLEADLDLVLEALGATGCYVPSSLDAPLSPGESSELGQMLGADELGFESAEARAQLGPVLAGLTERERTIIELRFGQNRTQAEIGAAIGVTQMQVSRLLSATLAKLRTALEPAAA
- a CDS encoding DUF4193 family protein, with protein sequence MATDYDASRKSEEEQKEESIEALRLAPANADKNSGKVDEDETEAAESFELPGADLSHEELVVEVRPKQDDEFTCSRCFLLHHHTMRSAEDPTVCQDCA